The sequence below is a genomic window from Candidatus Ancaeobacter aquaticus.
GTCTATCGCACAAAATAAGGGGGAGATGTTATGAGAGATCGTTTATTTGTGGTTGTTGTCGCTATGGGACTTCTTTTTCAAAGCGGTTGTGCAGTTGCACTTATTGGTGCAGGTGCAGTCGCCGGGTATTCTTTGAGTAAAGACAGTATTGAAGGTTATACGGATGTACCGTACGACGCTTTGTGGCATAAAGCGATAGAAGTTATTCGCGAAGAAGGCGTTGTTACCATGGAAGACAAAGAACATGGAAAAATCGAAGGGTTGGTAAAAGAAGTCAATATCACGCTCAATATGACAAAGGTTACCGAAACATCGATCAAGTTAAAAATTACCGGCAGGAAATATTTATTACCAAGTGTTGTTGTTCCTCAGGATCTCTTTATTCGCATTATTGAGGGTGCAGGAGGAAAAGTCAATAAATAGCAATACATGGATTTCTGTATTCACACCGCTCCGATTTGTCGGAGCGGTGTTTTTATTTTATACAATTGGGCACAACGCATACTCACGTGACGAAAACCGATCAGCGTTTTTTCAGAATAGCTATTACTTCGCAATGCTTTGTTTGAGGGAACATATCAAGGAAATATGTTGTAGAAAGAGTGTAATTATTCTGCAGGGCAGCGACATCTCGTGCAAGTATAGGAGGGTTGCAGGATACATAGATTATGGTTTCGGGGATATAAGAATTAAGGGCATCTATCATTGGTTTTTCAATGCCGGTTCGCGGTGGATCAAGAATCAAAGCTGTGTCCTTTTCTGAATGTTCAGAGAGCATCTTTTCTAAGCAGTCTTCAACTCTTCCTGCCATAAACGATGCATTTGTTATGTTGTTTGCGCGTGCGTTATTTTGTGCGCATTTGATTGAAGCCGTATCACGGTCAACGCCAACGACAGTATCCACAAGGGAAGAAGCGCATATTCCGAATATTCCTGATCCGCAATAAGCGTCTATCAAGTGTTCCGGTCGTTTCGATGGTATTTCTGATGTGATAATTGAGATCATTTCACCGATCATAGCAGAATTAATTTGAAAAAAGGATGAAATCGGTATTTTAAAAGTTTTATCCATAAAGGTTTCTATATATAGGCGTTGATGAATCTCAGTCTGATAAATATTGTCATAGAATATTTCGACTTTATCCTGAGCAATATTTTTCAAGGTAACAGATTCGGGAAGTATCCCTTTCCACATCCTCAGCTGTTGTGTTACATGCGGGATGGTATCGTTGATTGCTTTTTTTGCTATGAGGCAGCTCTCGATGGGGATAAAATTAGTATTGTTTATTCCCATATAGCCAACTTCGACTTTGTTTTTTATTTTCTTTACATGTAACTTGATCTTATTTCTATAGTGAAGTGATTGTGGGGAAGGAAATGTATCTATGTTGCAAACCTCAATATGCCCAATTTTACCCATAACTTCTTTAATTTGTTTCGTTTTTGCCTCAATCTGTCCGTTATATGAAAGGTGTAGATATTGGCATCCACCGCACCGTTTATAGTATGGGCATTGGGGTGTAATGCGATTGGGTGAAGGGGCCTCAATATCAATAATAACACCACGGCAAAAGTTTTTTTTCTTCTGAATAATTTTTACTTTTACTGTTTCTCCGGCAATAGCGTTCGGAACAAATACTACTATATTATCG
It includes:
- a CDS encoding class I SAM-dependent RNA methyltransferase — its product is MNIKANETYTIHIDSIAFGGDGVGRIDNIVVFVPNAIAGETVKVKIIQKKKNFCRGVIIDIEAPSPNRITPQCPYYKRCGGCQYLHLSYNGQIEAKTKQIKEVMGKIGHIEVCNIDTFPSPQSLHYRNKIKLHVKKIKNKVEVGYMGINNTNFIPIESCLIAKKAINDTIPHVTQQLRMWKGILPESVTLKNIAQDKVEIFYDNIYQTEIHQRLYIETFMDKTFKIPISSFFQINSAMIGEMISIITSEIPSKRPEHLIDAYCGSGIFGICASSLVDTVVGVDRDTASIKCAQNNARANNITNASFMAGRVEDCLEKMLSEHSEKDTALILDPPRTGIEKPMIDALNSYIPETIIYVSCNPPILARDVAALQNNYTLSTTYFLDMFPQTKHCEVIAILKKR